The genomic window CTCGGCGGCGACTTCTTCACCGTCAACGGCACCACCACACACGCCCTGGCCGTGGTCGACGCCACGACGGGGGCCCTCACCACGAGCTACCCGGGCTTCATCCCCAACACGTCCACCGTGCAGGACCTCACGACGGACGCCACCGGCCTGTACACCGCCAACGAGGGCACCGGCGGCGGTGTGTTCGACGGCCGGATTGCCATCGACCTCGACGACTACCAGCAGCGCTGGCGGGACACCTGCCTGGGCGCGACCCAGGCCGTCCTGGTCCACTCCGGCGTGCTGTACAGCGGAAGCCACGCCCACGACTGCGCCAGCATGGGTGAGTTCCCGGACCAGCCGCGCAGGCACCTGCTGGCCCAGTCCGTCGACGACCCGGCGCTCCTGCCCTGGTTCCCGGACACGAACGACGGCATCGGCGAGCCCGTCGGACCCCGGGTGATGGCCCAGACCGACAAGGGGGGCCGCCACTACCTCTGGGTCGGCGGCGAGTTCACCACCGTCAACGGTGGCGGCCAACAGGGCCTGACCCGGTTCGCCGACGGCCCGGACACCGGGGCGCCGTGGGTGCCCAACGTCAGCCTGTCCACGGTCGCCCCGGGGCGGATCGACGTCAACTGGCAGACCAGCTACGACACCGACGACGGAGAGCTGACCTACCGGATCTACAAGGACGGGGCGAGCACACCCGTGCACACCGTCACGGGATACTCCGTCTTCTGGGACCGTCCGCAGCTGAGGTGGACCGACACCGACGTGGCGGTGGGCGAGACCCACTCGTACCGCATCACGGCGAGCGACGGCACCAACACCAGCGCCAAGTCGCCGGCCCAGTCGGCCACCGTGGCGGCCTCCACTCAGGCGTACCCGGCGCGGGTCCTCTCCGACGGCGCCTCGCTCTACTGGCGTTACGACGAGGGCACGTCCACCTTCGCCGCGGACACGACCGGTGGGCTTAACAACGGCTTCCTGCGCAACGGCCCGGCCTACCAGCAGACGCCGGCCGCGATCGCGGGCAGTTCCACGGCCATCGGTTTCGACGGCTCCACCGAATACGGGTACAGCAACAAGCTGCAGGCGCACCCGGCCCGCTTCTCCGTGGAGACGTGGATCAAGACCACCACCACGCGCGGTGGCAAGGTCATCGGCTTCGGCAATCTGACCATGCAGAACAGCACCCGCTACGACAAGCAGGTCTACATGGCCAACAACGGGCGTCTGGTCTTCGGCGTCTACAGCAGCGGCTACCGCACCGTCACCACGACGGGGGCCTACAACGACGGCAACTGGCACCACGTCGTCGCCACCCAGGGCACCGGCGGCATGGCGCTGTACGTGGACGGGCAGCTGCGCGCGTCCAACTTCCTCTACACGGGCAACGAGAACTATCCCGGCTACTGGAGGGTCGGCGGGGACAACCTGGCGAACTGGCCGAACCGCCCGACCAGCAACTTCTTCGCCGGGCAGATCGACGAGACCGCGGTGTACCCGGCCGCGCTCAGCTCGTCCCAGGTCAGCGCGCACTACGCCCTGAGGACGGCTGAATGAGATATCCGCTCCTGGCCGGCACCGCCGTCGCTCTCGCGACGGCGGTGCTGGCCGCCTGCGGTTCGTCCGGCGGGTCCGGCGGGTCCGGTGACGGAGGCAGCGGGAACGCCGCGGGCAGCACGCCGCCCGCGGCGGTCTCCTCCGCCCCCTCCGTCGCCGGCCCGCCGGCGGCCGGGACGGACGAGCGGTCCGCAGAGCCGGCCGCCACGCCGAAGGCGCCCGCCGGAGACATCACCCCGGCGACGGGGACCTTCACCAAGAAGCAGAAGGAGTACCTGACCGACCGCGTACCCAAGGGCATGGACCCGGCAGCCGTGCTCCAGACGGGCCAGGAGACCTGCGACAGGCTCCGCTACCTGGACAAGGCCGACCGGGACATCGCCGTCGGCGCGATCGTCTCCGGCGAGATCAACGACGCCGGGCCGGCGGTCAGCCATCTCTGCCCCCAGCACCAGGACCTGGTCGACGACGCCGCACGCGGATACGCCGACGGCACCCACAAGGGCGCGGCTCTGCGGACCGGCCGCTACCGCGCCGCATCACCCACGAAGACGTGCAGCTGGCAGGTGACGGGGCCGGGCGGCAAGGCCCTGGTTTCCGGTTCCTCCGACACCGGCAAGCCGGTGGAGGTCACCGTCCCGGAGTCCGCCCGCGCCTTCACCTCCACAGGCTGCTACGCCTGGCTGCCCCGAGGAGACAACGCATGAGCAAGCTGCCCATAGCCGTCGCGATCCCCACCAGGAACGAGGGTCTGAACATCGCCGAGGCGGTGAAGTCGGTCCTGGGCCACTTCGAGGCGGTCGTCGTGGTGGACTCCCACAGCACCGACGACACCGCGAAGATCGCCGAGGAGTGCGGGGCCGAGGTGGTCACGTACACCTGGGACGGCGGCCACCCGCGCAAGAAGCAGTGGTGCCTGGAGAACGTCCGCACGGATCTGGACTGGATCCTGCTGCTCGACGGCGACGAGCGCCTCAGTCCGGGGCTGCTCGCGGAGCTTCGTCGGATCTTCGCGGATCCGGCCGCGCCGAAGCCGGCGGCGTACGACATACCGCTGGGGTACTGGTTCTCCGGGAAACGGCTGCGGCACGGCTACACCATCCGCAAGCGCTCCCTCACCGACCGGACCCGCTGCCACTACCCGGAGGTGGGAGACCTCGCCGCGCCCGGTATCGGCGAGGTGGAGGGGCACTACCAGCCGGTCGCGGCGACGGCCGAGGCACTGAGCAGTCCCATCGAGCACCAGGACCTCGACCCGGTCACCGCGTGGTTCGAGCGGCACAACCGCTACTCGGACTGGGAGGCGTGGCTGGAGCACCACCCCGACGTCAAGGAGCAGGTACGGAAGGTGAAGTCCCGTCAGGGACAGCTCTTCCACAAGGCGCCGTTCAAGCCGCTGGT from Streptomyces sp. NBC_01341 includes these protein-coding regions:
- a CDS encoding LamG domain-containing protein — its product is MMNGSTGRRPGGRGRVRAASAALCLFAGALTATAVGATPATALTPPVSITADDLTTWQTNGIVWSMAATDGVVYAGGTFSTVRPPDAAAGTSEQPAVNFAAFDAATGAPTGCSLSFTLSSGTATVRALALSPDGGTLYAGGQFGSVNGVGVSNIAAIDTATCTPRQNFKISVSATVRALDVTADTVYLGGDFNSVGGQTRNKFAAVTTGASLLPWTANADEVARAVQVTPDGQHVALGGDFFTVNGTTTHALAVVDATTGALTTSYPGFIPNTSTVQDLTTDATGLYTANEGTGGGVFDGRIAIDLDDYQQRWRDTCLGATQAVLVHSGVLYSGSHAHDCASMGEFPDQPRRHLLAQSVDDPALLPWFPDTNDGIGEPVGPRVMAQTDKGGRHYLWVGGEFTTVNGGGQQGLTRFADGPDTGAPWVPNVSLSTVAPGRIDVNWQTSYDTDDGELTYRIYKDGASTPVHTVTGYSVFWDRPQLRWTDTDVAVGETHSYRITASDGTNTSAKSPAQSATVAASTQAYPARVLSDGASLYWRYDEGTSTFAADTTGGLNNGFLRNGPAYQQTPAAIAGSSTAIGFDGSTEYGYSNKLQAHPARFSVETWIKTTTTRGGKVIGFGNLTMQNSTRYDKQVYMANNGRLVFGVYSSGYRTVTTTGAYNDGNWHHVVATQGTGGMALYVDGQLRASNFLYTGNENYPGYWRVGGDNLANWPNRPTSNFFAGQIDETAVYPAALSSSQVSAHYALRTAE
- a CDS encoding glycosyltransferase family 2 protein translates to MSKLPIAVAIPTRNEGLNIAEAVKSVLGHFEAVVVVDSHSTDDTAKIAEECGAEVVTYTWDGGHPRKKQWCLENVRTDLDWILLLDGDERLSPGLLAELRRIFADPAAPKPAAYDIPLGYWFSGKRLRHGYTIRKRSLTDRTRCHYPEVGDLAAPGIGEVEGHYQPVAATAEALSSPIEHQDLDPVTAWFERHNRYSDWEAWLEHHPDVKEQVRKVKSRQGQLFHKAPFKPLVSFAYMYVYRRGFLDGRAGLDFALAMSFYRWQIALKSREGRTD